TCGAATGTGTGTTCCTGTGGTATTGACGTTGACATCCCTGCGGATTCAGCCACAGGTTTCTGACAAGCTGGAGGAAGCAATGGTAATTTTGGCTTTTTCGGTTTTGTCTTCAGATAATGAAAAGCTTTTGTAAAACAGCTGAGTGTCAACATGAGTTCTATGGCTTCaatctcctttaaaaataaaattcttaaggGTCCAAAACAAAGAAGGGgggcaaattaaaacaaaataaaaggaaaagaaaagaaagaaaaccaaaccaaaaacaagaaaaaagaaaaaaatcgcTGATATTGCCACAAATCATTCGAAATCTCCTGACATGCTGAAACCAAATGGCCGTAAGTTCAAAACAAATCAGtgacttgtttttaattttttgtggtttccTTTTGCTCTTTCTGCCCCTTTGCCGTCCGATTGGTGATGTTATTCAAACAGGACCTGATCCCTGCTAAGTGCAGGAGTGACCCCGCTGCTTCTTTCATCTCCTCATCGTCGCTCTCGGGGGGCTTTTCGGTGCGTCTCTTTTTGAGGGGCAGTGTGTCGCTGGGGACCTTCCTGGCCTTGGCGAAGTGCTGGCGCTTCTTGTGCTGGGATGCATACCCGCTGTCCCCCAGAGAATCCTTGGGCTCCTTCTGGCTGTGCTTCCTGTCATCCTCCTCCGTGTCGCTGGGGCTCTCGCGGCTCCGGAAGCTCCCCTCGCTGCCCTCGCTGCCCTCCTGGCTCCCCTTGGTGGCAAACTCATAGTGGTCGTCggccgaggaggaggaggacgaggaggagatGGAGTCGCTGGTGGGCGAGGTGCTCCGGGCGTTGGAGGACTTGGCACTGCTGTAGTTGTGATCCTCCTTGGGGTCTCCGCTGACCACCGGGGAGCCACACGATGGCTCGCTCTCAGTCCGCATCCGGCAGCTGGTGATGCCATTCCTGCTGAGCGAGGACAGTGGGGAGGGACGGGAGACAAAAAGGGGACACAGTTAGACCTCCTCAGATGGGGGTGCCCAGCAGCCCGCCTGCCTTCAAACATCAGCCCCTCTGCGTTCAATGGAGCCACTCGCAAACTGTGGGGGCAACAGGTGGATCTGCTTTGAAGGCAGGGTCCTAAATCCTGACACCTCAGTCTCCCCTGCTTATCTCCTATAATGGCAGCTTCACTCCATTTGTGTGGCTGAGACGTCAAAACAACACTTCTGAAGTGACAGCGGCGGAGGCTCCATCTCTTACATTAAACCATAAAAATCAAGCTGTGCTTGGTTCGCGTCCCCGCCAACACCGCGGAGTCAGACACCGCCAGACGATGTTGGCTGGTACTTCAGAGAACAAAGTCTGCTCTTGTCTGAAGCTGCTACATTAGGAGGCTTTTGTCAGAAGACTAAACCAGTGTTCAGCAAAGACACCTGCCATGTGGTGACAGCTACTCACTCATGCATTCCCTCCCTCGTTCATGCAATCTACAAATATTCACTGAGCGACTAATAGAAATGCATGACCTTAGGGAGGGTTCTGGGGGAGGGACACGGGGACACGGGGTTGGATCGGATATAGACACTGTCACAGCGATGCTGCAGCCTAACAGAAAGGCAAGTCAGGGTCACGTCACAGACCAGAGAGCAGTAAGCTACGATTTCCCCAACTCAACACCTGCCAGGCGCGCTGCTAAGTCTGCGCAGAGGACCATGTTTAACTCCGTAAAGTGGGTATTAGCATCCTTAGTTTCCAGTGGCTCCAAGTGAAGCCTGGAGAAGTTCAGTGATTTacttaaagtcacacagctaatcaCATGCAGAGCAGGGACTGGAATCAAAGTCTGACTCTCAAACTTGAGGTCTTAGCTACATCACCAGACCGACCCTCCTTGGTGATTTCCCTGTAACAAGGTCCCTGCTACCCATGCCTATCAGGCCTCTGTAGTGCTCATCACGCCtctgattatttctttgtgtctttaCATCTGAGCGATGTACTTAACATCCCTTGTCCTCCCTTATCGGGGAAGTGGAAATAGTAACTACACCTGCTCCCCATGGCTGTGGGGCTGAGGACACGTGTTAATGCCTGCAGGTGTCAGGACCAGGGCTTGGCCTGAGAGCAATGGCTGTGAAGCTTATTCCTGGTTAGGACCCACACTTCTTGTGTCTGGGAGGCAGCTGCCTGTCTGATAGTGCCTGGCACCCAGCCTTCAGAAGGATGAATACTTGCAGGAGAGGAAGGTCACTTGTAGCTGAAGGGGACAAAGGAAGGACACCAGGGAatgttttgtggaagacaaagCATCTGATCTAGGACACAAGGGCTGAAGAATTTGACGGGATGAGAACTGTTTTATCGCACCATGCTGGCCCGGTTTCCTGTAAGCTCATCTACCTTGTGATCCATTTCTAAGAGTTCTGGGGTACATGACCATACTTTTCCCGCCTAGATGAGCCCAACTGTAAGTACTCTTATCCTCCCTCCATAGAGGACACTCCCCACCATCATCATGAACTGTGTGGTGATGATGTCCATGAATGTGTCCCATCAGAGAGCTAGCTCCACGAGACAGGGTGTGGTTACTGCTAGGCCCCCAGTGGCTATCGCTGTGTCAGCACGGTGGGCACAACAGATAAACTGAGGAAGTGCAGCAGCAGGTGGAATCACGTGGCCGAGAGTATGAAGCTTGGGAAGTGACTGTGGGTCTCCACGACCATGACTCGCTGGGCACACCCTGAGGATATGGCACCGGTAGAAGGGCTGTGGGGTCAGGATCACCAATGAGATAACAGTAGGGACAATCTCTACCCTGGCTTTTCTCCTGTCACCCTCATGGGCCTTGAGGCTCAGGGAGACTTCAGTTGCACCCCACATAGAAAgtgaaaggggaagggaaagagtcCCTAATGAAAAGGGTGCAGTAGGGAGTGAGGTGAAGGAGTTGCTCTCCTTTGGCCCCAGGGCCAGTGGTATTCTGCTAAATTTAGGCTGGGGGAGAGACTTTGTACTGTTGTGCCCACCAGCAAAATGCACGAGGGTCATTATCAAAATTCAGCCTTTGCTAGATGTCCAAGAGCCTCATGATGAACCCCAACACTTACAAAGTGTGCATTTGTTCATCAAAGTCCCAGTGAGACCCAGAAGGTTCCCAGCTTGTGTCCTGTGCTCCATGATCCCAGACACACACCACCTCCCCCAAATCCTTACAGACACAGCCTGGCTTGCACGCCACACACGCCTGTGTTCATATCCCACTGCTGCTTATCGGTGACTCTGAGCAGGCTGTTTTACTTCTtgaagcctcagcttcctcatcta
The window above is part of the Macaca fascicularis isolate 582-1 chromosome 7, T2T-MFA8v1.1 genome. Proteins encoded here:
- the FOXN3 gene encoding forkhead box protein N3 isoform X10; translation: MMLLNTPPEIQAGCNPQTKSGWCGDLGVCMENGQDLMAAVPPGVIQNGARVLSRGLFPGVRPLPITPIGVTAAMSRNGITSCRMRTESEPSCGSPVVSGDPKEDHNYSSAKSSNARSTSPTSDSISSSSSSSSADDHYEFATKGSQEGSEGSEGSFRSRESPSDTEEDDRKHSQKEPKDSLGDSGYASQHKKRQHFAKARKVPSDTLPLKKRRTEKPPESDDEEMKEAAGSLLHLAGIRSCLNNITNRTAKGQKEQKETTKN